One segment of Patescibacteria group bacterium DNA contains the following:
- the pncB gene encoding nicotinate phosphoribosyltransferase, whose product MNEQGSPLRISPLLTDFYQISMLYTYWKTSREERYAVFDLFYRTAPFGGQYAVFAGLGRILDYLSEFYLTPEEISYLKSLPVCSHYEPEFFDWFNSLKMKIKVWAPEEGTLVFPREPLVSVAGPVCVAQLIETTLLNSTNYPTQIITNAARMRYAAGWEATLMEFALRRAPGPDGAISASHYAVMGGFDSTSNVLAGLLHHLPVGGTHAHSFVTSYSAEDLKCQRILTTKDGKRTYNFTVLALDRQDCLKGYFPSETNQGELAAFIDYAWANPDRFLALIDTYNVETSGLPNYLAVALALAECGYTPLGVRLDSGDLAYLSNIVYGGYELIKKYRPAAHCDFTKQAIVVSNDIDEAILWSFRRQKHHITHFGIGTRLANCPALGGVYKLVQIGNRPVIKLSMNIDKMTIPGAKRAIRLYGADGKAILDLLVADEEYDEVLQSIRASNEILCRDPINETVRCKVKPATCKELHQLVFFNGRRFDSLAPGVLAVQAYIRQQFEMEMREDHLRPENPTPFKVAVTERVYQQMHLLMASEAPIPVLS is encoded by the coding sequence ATGAATGAACAAGGATCGCCATTAAGAATTTCCCCGCTTTTGACCGATTTTTATCAGATTTCCATGCTCTACACGTATTGGAAAACCAGCCGGGAAGAACGGTATGCGGTGTTTGATCTGTTTTACCGCACCGCTCCATTTGGCGGCCAATACGCCGTATTTGCCGGTTTGGGCCGCATTCTTGATTATTTGTCCGAGTTTTATTTGACGCCGGAAGAAATCAGTTATCTGAAGAGTTTGCCCGTTTGCAGTCACTATGAACCGGAATTTTTTGACTGGTTCAATTCATTGAAGATGAAAATCAAAGTGTGGGCGCCGGAAGAAGGGACTTTGGTGTTTCCACGAGAGCCGTTAGTGAGTGTGGCGGGACCGGTCTGCGTGGCTCAATTGATTGAAACGACCCTTCTGAACTCGACGAATTATCCGACACAAATTATTACGAACGCGGCGCGCATGCGTTATGCGGCCGGTTGGGAGGCGACATTGATGGAATTCGCTCTGCGCCGGGCCCCCGGTCCGGACGGCGCCATTTCCGCTTCGCATTATGCGGTGATGGGCGGATTTGATTCCACCTCCAATGTTTTGGCTGGTTTGCTTCATCATTTGCCGGTCGGCGGAACGCACGCTCATTCCTTTGTTACCAGCTATTCAGCGGAAGACTTGAAATGCCAAAGAATATTAACCACTAAGGACGGAAAGCGTACTTATAACTTTACCGTCCTTGCCCTAGATCGCCAGGATTGCTTAAAGGGTTATTTTCCCAGCGAAACCAATCAGGGAGAATTGGCGGCATTCATTGATTACGCCTGGGCTAATCCCGATAGGTTTTTGGCTTTAATTGACACGTATAACGTGGAGACTTCGGGTTTGCCCAATTATCTGGCGGTCGCCCTGGCTTTGGCTGAATGCGGTTACACCCCGTTGGGTGTTCGTCTGGATTCCGGCGACTTGGCATATCTGTCCAATATTGTTTACGGCGGTTATGAGCTTATTAAGAAATATCGGCCAGCCGCACATTGTGACTTCACCAAACAGGCGATTGTAGTGTCTAATGATATTGACGAAGCCATTTTATGGAGTTTTCGCAGACAGAAGCATCACATCACCCATTTTGGCATCGGTACCCGCTTGGCAAATTGTCCTGCTCTGGGCGGCGTGTATAAGCTGGTGCAGATCGGCAATCGCCCGGTCATTAAACTGTCAATGAATATCGACAAGATGACGATTCCCGGCGCCAAACGAGCGATTCGTTTGTATGGCGCGGACGGGAAAGCCATTTTAGATCTTTTGGTGGCTGATGAAGAATATGATGAAGTGCTCCAGTCGATCCGCGCGTCTAATGAGATTCTTTGCCGCGATCCGATCAATGAGACGGTTCGTTGCAAAGTTAAGCCGGCCACTTGTAAGGAATTGCATCAGCTCGTGTTTTTTAATGGCCGACGTTTTGATTCTCTTGCCCCAGGCGTTTTGGCCGTTCAAGCGTATATCAGGCAGCAGTTTGAAATGGAAATGCGCGAAGACCATCTGCGGCCGGAAAATCCAACGCCTTTCAAGGTGGCGGTGACTGAAAGGGTTTATCAGCAGATGCACTTACTGATGGCTTCGGAAGCGCCAATCCCGGTATTGTCGTAG
- a CDS encoding nicotinate-nicotinamide nucleotide adenylyltransferase, producing MLNPKSIIIGGSSANPPHYGHQAILADVLRGERKADYDLMIWIPCGERPDKHLAVCTKCADSSAGFCSDCINHRIAMTEMMVNDFRQMSSSPINFQVWYDDIFGRNTATIDWLELLVRKYPQAKLTWLTGSDSVIPRPEFGGLNEIQARWKRGEWLFACQRWHWLVYPRPGYELGDLPLPWQFKIASLNTGIDISSSQIRASIAGNCCDWEKSVPPNIAKYIKINGLYGYQI from the coding sequence ATGCTAAATCCCAAAAGCATAATTATCGGTGGCAGTTCTGCTAATCCGCCCCACTACGGGCATCAGGCTATTTTGGCTGATGTCTTGCGAGGTGAAAGAAAAGCTGATTATGACTTGATGATTTGGATTCCTTGCGGTGAACGGCCGGATAAGCATTTGGCGGTTTGCACAAAGTGCGCCGACAGCTCGGCAGGGTTCTGTTCCGATTGTATTAATCACAGGATTGCCATGACCGAGATGATGGTTAATGATTTTCGTCAAATGTCAAGCAGTCCGATTAATTTTCAAGTCTGGTATGATGATATCTTCGGCCGTAATACGGCGACTATAGATTGGCTGGAACTTTTGGTAAGAAAATATCCGCAAGCTAAGCTGACTTGGCTGACCGGCTCAGACTCGGTAATACCGCGTCCGGAGTTCGGCGGTTTGAATGAGATTCAAGCGCGTTGGAAGCGAGGCGAATGGCTGTTTGCCTGCCAGAGATGGCATTGGCTGGTTTATCCCCGGCCCGGTTATGAATTAGGCGACTTGCCACTGCCTTGGCAATTTAAAATAGCTTCATTGAATACGGGAATAGATATTTCTTCGTCGCAAATTCGCGCTTCAATTGCCGGGAATTGTTGTGATTGGGAGAAGTCAGTTCCTCCCAACATCGCCAAGTATATCAAGATTAACGGACTTTACGGTTATCAAATTTGA
- a CDS encoding NUDIX hydrolase, which translates to MDNGNSDQSGVKSVLSEAYDLVYNGWIRVWRGTGRKQEVVEKKDAVAFLVYNRDRRAVAMVMQDRPATIFATNHIAPILEVPAGHIDQGETVVWAMAREAREELGLLVDLETVAGRFELINFGTPLFTSPGIITERLHLGYGKFNDDEFDHSRTSFGLDAEGESTEVRWISIKELSCMPYPDLKTFTLVQWFMLKIYPQLTAEKENE; encoded by the coding sequence ATGGACAATGGCAACAGCGATCAAAGCGGAGTGAAGAGCGTTTTGAGTGAGGCCTATGATTTGGTTTATAATGGTTGGATCAGGGTCTGGCGTGGTACCGGGAGAAAGCAGGAGGTTGTGGAAAAGAAAGACGCCGTGGCGTTTCTGGTTTACAATCGCGATCGGCGCGCCGTAGCTATGGTTATGCAAGATCGTCCGGCAACAATATTTGCCACGAATCATATTGCGCCCATACTGGAGGTTCCAGCCGGCCACATTGATCAAGGCGAAACGGTGGTCTGGGCAATGGCTCGTGAAGCTCGGGAAGAGTTGGGCTTATTGGTTGACTTGGAGACAGTCGCCGGGCGTTTTGAGTTGATTAATTTCGGCACTCCTCTTTTCACCTCGCCGGGAATTATTACCGAGCGCCTTCATTTGGGTTATGGTAAGTTCAATGATGATGAATTTGATCACAGCCGGACGAGTTTTGGTTTAGACGCGGAAGGGGAAAGTACGGAAGTTCGTTGGATCTCCATTAAGGAATTGAGTTGTATGCCTTATCCCGACTTGAAAACTTTTACTTTGGTGCAATGGTTTATGCTGAAAATCTATCCGCAATTAACAGCAGAAAAGGAGAATGAGTAA
- a CDS encoding histidine phosphatase family protein, protein MGLNGHWKIDYNLREREWGELSVLPDDERREKYGPILLNRNGNGFYWSPLGGESMANACMRADRVLGTFHRECSESNVVVVNHGEVMWCFIVRLERLTPFQYVELDGSRDPLDRIHNCQVIHYTRQDPFTGQITPYYVWRRSVCPWCLPKSRNEWEKIIRTIYSDSDLLALANQYQQFSPSTEEEK, encoded by the coding sequence TTGGGTTTAAACGGCCATTGGAAAATAGACTATAATCTGCGCGAGCGTGAATGGGGAGAATTAAGTGTTTTGCCTGATGATGAACGGCGTGAGAAGTATGGTCCGATTCTACTTAATCGCAATGGCAATGGTTTTTATTGGTCGCCTCTTGGCGGAGAATCCATGGCTAATGCCTGTATGCGAGCTGATCGGGTTTTGGGGACGTTCCATCGCGAATGTTCGGAGAGTAACGTAGTCGTGGTTAATCATGGTGAAGTGATGTGGTGTTTTATAGTTCGTCTAGAACGGCTTACTCCTTTTCAATATGTTGAATTGGACGGTTCCAGAGATCCGCTTGATCGTATCCATAATTGCCAGGTTATTCATTACACGCGCCAAGATCCGTTTACGGGGCAGATTACTCCTTATTATGTTTGGCGGCGTTCTGTCTGCCCTTGGTGTCTGCCCAAATCGCGTAATGAGTGGGAGAAAATCATTAGAACAATCTATTCCGACAGTGATTTGCTGGCTCTGGCTAATCAGTATCAGCAGTTTTCGCCATCGACCGAAGAGGAGAAATAA
- a CDS encoding nucleoside 2-deoxyribosyltransferase domain-containing protein produces the protein MSEKYGFTIVHGQESFPEQVIKSVFLAGPIPRDEKGLSWKFGAFAILESLGFSGTVYDPEKKGGGFRKDVNRQAQIDWEDEGLNRADVILFWIPRELKHMPALTTNVEFGEWMKSGKVVLGAPENAARMKYLLEKAVKYKIPTANTLKKTIELALGMLGRGALRTGGECQVPLHIWQTKAFQYWYHLRKRAGNELRGCRVLYNNFFAKHKPIWLIRPQVYVPEENQIKGAELVAGRSSACSNLYYLPEDDDTIFPEVLF, from the coding sequence ATGTCTGAAAAATACGGTTTTACTATCGTGCACGGCCAAGAATCGTTTCCTGAGCAGGTGATTAAGTCGGTGTTTTTGGCCGGACCAATCCCGCGAGACGAGAAGGGGTTGTCTTGGAAATTCGGCGCTTTCGCCATTCTGGAGTCATTAGGTTTTTCCGGCACGGTTTACGATCCGGAAAAGAAAGGCGGCGGTTTCCGCAAAGACGTCAATCGTCAGGCTCAAATCGATTGGGAAGACGAGGGGCTCAATCGCGCCGATGTAATCCTGTTCTGGATACCGCGAGAGCTTAAACATATGCCGGCCTTGACCACCAACGTGGAATTTGGCGAGTGGATGAAATCGGGCAAAGTTGTTTTGGGCGCGCCTGAAAATGCCGCCCGCATGAAGTATTTGTTAGAGAAAGCGGTAAAATATAAAATTCCTACGGCGAATACTTTGAAAAAGACCATTGAGTTGGCTTTGGGCATGTTGGGCCGAGGCGCTTTAAGAACTGGCGGCGAATGCCAGGTGCCGTTGCATATTTGGCAGACCAAAGCTTTTCAGTATTGGTATCATTTGCGAAAAAGGGCGGGTAATGAGTTGCGCGGTTGCCGGGTGCTTTATAATAATTTTTTTGCCAAACATAAGCCGATTTGGCTGATTCGCCCGCAAGTGTATGTGCCAGAGGAAAATCAGATCAAGGGCGCGGAGTTAGTTGCAGGACGATCCAGCGCTTGTTCGAATTTGTATTATCTGCCAGAAGACGACGATACCATTTTCCCCGAGGTTTTATTCTAA